In one window of Acanthopagrus latus isolate v.2019 chromosome 15, fAcaLat1.1, whole genome shotgun sequence DNA:
- the LOC119034196 gene encoding spermatogenesis-associated protein 48 has product MPQLSPPLKRCTDVDSGSANPVKVQPHSPRTSTEASLSSRFPEKHAGPQDGFSSDRRLWTDTSTAVQRFRYTSATQRSYEEVSWDTKLPRRLKAPETTLEIMADPVSERPSTRRYSSRPQLWQSVGAEWNRQQLRCRNDAKKPVSFCSGCLRSGQIPLYTGTIGSENMHNIDNMDEDFHPLTLKRSIIPRYTPTARRTTIPGYTGKAAYVNSAAPAVCSPAHPSGTTEESGGPTFGHVAPLSRTVTAVTPCNPFLRPALPASHTSTRGRH; this is encoded by the exons atgccccagttgtctccaccactcaaacgcTGCACCGATGTTGACTCAG GTTCAGCCAATCCTGTTAAAGTTCAGCCACACTCACCGAGGACATCGACTGAAGCGTCTTTGAGCAGCAGGTTCCCTGAAAAACACGCTGGACCTCAG gATGGCTTCTCCTCTGATCGGAGGCTGTGGACGGACACCTCAACAGCAGTTCAACGCTTCAGATACACTTCTGCGACACAGAG aagTTATGAGGAAGTCAGCTGGGATACAAAGTTACCCCGGCGCTTGAAGGCACCAGAAACGACCCTGGAGATAATGGCAGACCCAGTGAGTGAGCGTCCCTCGACGAGGCGCTACAGTAGTAGACCTCAGCTGTGGCAG TCTGTCGGAGCTGAGTggaacagacagcagctccGGTGTAGGAATGATGCCAAGAAACCTGTTTCATT CTGCAGTGGATGTCTGAGGTCAGGTCAGATCCCTCTGTACAC CGGTACAATTGGCTCTGAGAACATGCATAACATTGACAACATGGATGAAGACTTTCACCCTCTGACCCTGAAGAGGAGCATCATCCCCCGGTACACGCCTACAGCACG CCGAACGACCATCCCTGGATATACAGGCAAGGCTGCCTATGTTAattctgctgctccagctgtctGCAGCCCTGCACACCCCTCAGG GACAACTGAAGAATCGGGGGGTCCCACTTTTGGCCATGTGGCGCCCCTCTCTCGAACGGTGACCGCTGTGACCCCCTGCAACCCCTTCTTGAGACCTGCACTTCCTGcctcacacacaagcacacggGGAAGGCATTAG